From Thermogladius calderae 1633, a single genomic window includes:
- a CDS encoding V-type ATP synthase subunit E — MSVEELKRVVLEKAKAEADEIIREAIKKSEAIVKDAEERRKRFIESEKAKIRSELQVESRIGEARRRARLIVSSAKAEVARAIEEKAITLLRSLGGARREESLKILLEESLSELGGGARPQSPLEVYVSPVDRAAVERLLKERGLDYQVHEDPSIMGGVRISCCGGEVVVDNTYNTRLKRVLTALQKEVSRDLPI; from the coding sequence ATGAGCGTAGAAGAGCTCAAGAGGGTTGTCCTCGAGAAAGCGAAGGCAGAGGCAGACGAGATTATAAGGGAGGCCATCAAGAAGTCTGAGGCCATTGTAAAGGACGCTGAGGAGAGGAGGAAGAGGTTTATCGAGAGCGAGAAGGCCAAGATCAGGTCCGAGCTCCAGGTAGAGAGTAGAATAGGAGAGGCGAGGAGGAGGGCCCGCCTCATTGTCTCCAGTGCTAAAGCCGAGGTGGCTAGAGCGATAGAGGAGAAGGCTATAACCCTTCTCAGGAGCCTAGGAGGTGCTAGAAGAGAGGAGTCTCTCAAGATACTTCTAGAGGAGTCTCTCAGCGAACTAGGTGGTGGGGCTAGACCGCAATCCCCCTTAGAGGTGTACGTCTCGCCGGTTGACCGAGCCGCAGTAGAGCGGTTGTTGAAGGAGAGAGGACTAGACTACCAGGTGCACGAGGACCCCAGCATTATGGGTGGTGTCAGAATTTCGTGTTGCGGCGGTGAGGTCGTCGTAGACAATACCTACAACACCAGGCTTAAGAGGGTGCTCACCGCGCTCCAAAAAGAGGTGTCGAGGGACCTCCCCATTTGA
- a CDS encoding metal-dependent hydrolase, whose translation MRRLSHAMVGFSTGLLVGRISVSDVLLLSILGVLGSVFPDFDLRYAHRIALHNLLSSGLVSLGLYSVLAMAGVDTRTQILGTACFLAGWLSHLLLDSLTLRGVALLYPFSRRMYGPRLLKSGDWRGEALAWVISGLLIYAALKTW comes from the coding sequence TTGAGGAGGCTCTCGCACGCAATGGTTGGATTTTCGACCGGGCTCCTGGTCGGTAGAATCTCCGTCTCCGACGTGCTTTTACTGTCGATTCTCGGAGTCCTCGGAAGTGTCTTCCCGGACTTCGACCTCCGCTACGCCCACAGGATAGCCCTCCACAACCTGCTGTCGTCTGGGTTAGTCTCTCTAGGCCTCTACTCAGTCCTAGCCATGGCGGGGGTAGACACGCGGACGCAGATCCTGGGCACAGCGTGCTTCCTCGCTGGCTGGCTGAGCCACTTGCTCCTCGACTCTCTGACTCTCAGGGGCGTCGCGTTGCTCTACCCCTTCAGTAGGAGGATGTACGGGCCGAGGCTTCTCAAGTCTGGGGACTGGAGAGGAGAGGCTCTCGCCTGGGTGATTAGCGGTCTACTAATCTACGCGGCTCTCAAAACATGGTGA
- a CDS encoding V-type ATP synthase subunit I: MAELSKLFLNRPDVAVKTYIVVPADNADKVLDELVKESLLEPLPVTETKKEAEKLAEKLELASKTAKLVQELSNRLAAPVEVEVKELPWDLDQGLAKLYNELLDTLRLVRGLERELAELEQRAERLAALEKIVDAAQGRGEEGLVLEYDGDLVVVRTVYGSREEVSKLEEASLKTLSKIEAQPGKEVAVLVFERKSYERVREEVERLRVEVAGLPLGDLGQLKQAIEERLNEARTRAGDLRKKVGEVVSGKVYEIALAKVLAETVESKIGVLRDALESKYLTLVAGWALKSRAKEVERVARENRGVALFEEAPDPPVEFNNLKPFKPFELFTEIMGYPSPTEWDPTPLLTYLYLVFFSLMFPDVGYAIGLIIGARLVLPYFVENKDTLRRLIKIATYAGVTGIITGLLSGSFFGSLLGQYIAMVIPSVLPSLPPKLGALEEIGPVIIRYLGLALGVGYFMVLFSHGIGLYKNLVNKNRVGVVAEVLLISLILIAPPAIKVMFRFNVDVLGLLRIIPGDMASKLAVGVLVLYAVFKSVVDRPFGVMLWIFDVLGVMADVLSFVRIAGIALGGAIMAELINSLVFNVAGTAGMIYPVIGFVVGLLAALSLHVVNLGLSSISPFVHSLRLIMYEVSSKFYEGGGRRIAPSGVGSLVVRVGGGLR, from the coding sequence TTGGCCGAGCTATCTAAGCTCTTCCTCAACAGGCCGGACGTTGCCGTGAAGACGTACATAGTAGTCCCAGCCGACAACGCCGACAAAGTATTGGACGAGCTGGTCAAGGAGAGCCTCTTAGAGCCTCTTCCGGTAACAGAGACAAAGAAGGAGGCCGAGAAGCTTGCCGAGAAGCTGGAGCTCGCGTCAAAGACCGCGAAGCTTGTACAGGAGCTCTCCAACAGGCTGGCCGCACCGGTCGAGGTCGAGGTGAAGGAGCTACCCTGGGACCTGGACCAGGGGCTCGCGAAGCTGTACAACGAGCTCCTCGACACTCTAAGGCTGGTCAGGGGGCTCGAGAGGGAGCTCGCGGAGCTGGAGCAGAGGGCAGAGAGGCTCGCCGCGTTAGAGAAGATCGTCGACGCTGCTCAGGGGCGGGGGGAGGAAGGGCTCGTACTAGAGTACGACGGAGACCTAGTCGTGGTGAGGACGGTCTACGGGAGTAGAGAGGAGGTCTCAAAGCTAGAGGAGGCGTCGCTCAAGACCCTCTCCAAGATCGAGGCTCAGCCCGGTAAAGAGGTCGCAGTACTCGTCTTCGAGAGGAAGTCCTACGAGAGGGTTAGGGAGGAGGTCGAGCGCCTGAGAGTAGAGGTCGCAGGCCTCCCCCTCGGCGACCTGGGACAGCTGAAGCAGGCCATCGAGGAGAGGCTTAACGAGGCGAGGACGCGAGCCGGGGACTTGAGGAAGAAGGTCGGCGAGGTCGTTTCGGGGAAGGTGTACGAGATAGCCCTAGCCAAGGTTCTCGCGGAGACGGTGGAGTCGAAGATTGGCGTACTTAGAGATGCTCTCGAGTCGAAGTACCTGACCCTCGTCGCTGGCTGGGCGCTCAAGTCGAGAGCAAAGGAGGTGGAGAGGGTGGCCAGGGAGAACAGGGGCGTCGCGCTCTTCGAGGAGGCCCCCGACCCTCCAGTCGAGTTCAACAACCTCAAGCCCTTTAAGCCGTTCGAGCTCTTCACTGAGATAATGGGCTACCCCTCGCCGACAGAGTGGGACCCCACACCGCTCCTAACGTACCTCTACCTAGTCTTCTTCTCCCTGATGTTCCCCGACGTCGGGTACGCGATAGGCCTGATCATAGGTGCCAGGCTGGTCCTCCCCTACTTCGTCGAGAACAAGGACACGCTGCGCAGGCTGATAAAGATCGCCACATACGCGGGGGTGACAGGTATTATAACGGGGCTGCTCTCGGGCAGCTTCTTCGGCTCCTTACTCGGCCAATACATCGCCATGGTAATCCCCTCGGTCCTACCGAGCCTGCCACCAAAGTTGGGAGCCTTGGAGGAGATCGGCCCCGTTATAATCAGGTACCTCGGACTGGCGCTAGGCGTGGGTTACTTCATGGTGCTGTTCTCCCACGGTATAGGCCTCTACAAGAACCTCGTGAACAAAAACAGGGTAGGCGTGGTGGCGGAAGTACTCTTGATATCCCTGATCTTGATCGCCCCGCCCGCCATCAAGGTGATGTTCAGGTTCAACGTAGACGTCTTAGGTCTACTGAGGATTATACCAGGCGACATGGCCTCAAAGCTCGCGGTCGGGGTACTGGTGTTGTACGCGGTCTTCAAGTCGGTTGTCGACCGGCCATTCGGCGTCATGCTCTGGATCTTCGACGTACTGGGGGTAATGGCCGACGTCCTGTCCTTCGTCAGGATTGCTGGTATAGCCCTCGGAGGGGCTATTATGGCCGAGTTAATCAACTCGCTCGTGTTCAACGTCGCTGGCACAGCTGGCATGATATACCCGGTCATAGGGTTCGTTGTAGGGTTATTAGCAGCTCTCTCCCTCCACGTCGTTAACCTCGGCTTGTCCTCTATAAGCCCCTTCGTCCACTCTCTGAGGCTAATAATGTACGAGGTCTCGTCCAAGTTTTATGAGGGCGGTGGGCGGAGGATCGCGCCGAGCGGTGTCGGCAGTCTCGTGGTGAGAGTGGGCGGCGGGCTGAGATAG
- the serS gene encoding serine--tRNA ligase, giving the protein MSWSILKLLRENPEELKNHVKKRFMDVSIVDEALKADLEWRRILAEIQELRHKHNVISREVSRLQGPEREEKIKEAKELLSLIEVYEKKLSEVEAKREEILLKLPNIVHESVPIGPDDSYNVPIRFYGRPRVWKGYLEQFKQQTEKYGFKVDYELIDWKPVGHADMLENVLGLGNTVKAGEVAGSRFYYLFDDIVFLDMALLAYAIDYLTSRGYTLVLPPYMLRFKYIQGVLDYATFKDAIYKVEGEDLYLIATAEHSLAALHADEDIPEEALPLKYVGVSPCFRKEAGAGSRDLKGIFRVHQFHKVEQFVYAKPEESWDVMEELINNAEELFKGLELPYRVVNIASGDLGAPAAKKYDLETWMPAQGLYREMVSCSNVTDWQAYRLKIRLVRRKGMVKEYVHTLNSTAIASTRTITSILENYQEPDGVVVVPRALRKYLEPFSKAPKDAIHPVKREKAV; this is encoded by the coding sequence GTGAGCTGGAGTATACTCAAACTTCTTAGGGAGAACCCTGAGGAGCTTAAGAACCACGTCAAGAAGAGGTTCATGGACGTCTCCATAGTTGACGAGGCCCTCAAAGCAGACTTAGAGTGGAGGAGGATACTCGCGGAGATACAGGAGCTCAGGCACAAGCACAACGTGATCAGCAGAGAGGTCTCGAGGCTACAGGGCCCCGAGAGAGAGGAGAAGATCAAGGAGGCCAAGGAGCTCCTGTCGCTCATCGAGGTGTACGAGAAGAAGCTCAGCGAGGTCGAGGCTAAGAGGGAGGAGATACTGCTGAAGCTCCCGAACATCGTCCACGAGAGCGTCCCGATCGGCCCGGACGACTCTTACAACGTCCCGATCAGGTTCTACGGGAGGCCCAGGGTCTGGAAGGGGTACCTGGAGCAGTTCAAGCAGCAGACCGAGAAGTACGGGTTCAAGGTCGACTACGAGCTGATCGACTGGAAGCCAGTTGGGCACGCCGACATGCTTGAGAACGTGCTGGGGCTCGGCAACACGGTCAAAGCGGGCGAGGTGGCTGGTAGCAGGTTCTACTACCTGTTCGACGACATAGTCTTCCTCGACATGGCATTGCTCGCGTACGCCATAGACTACCTTACATCGAGAGGCTACACCCTCGTCCTACCCCCGTACATGCTGAGGTTCAAGTACATACAAGGCGTCTTAGACTATGCGACCTTCAAAGACGCCATATACAAGGTCGAGGGCGAGGACCTGTACCTGATCGCCACCGCGGAGCACAGCCTAGCCGCCCTGCACGCCGACGAGGACATACCCGAGGAGGCCCTCCCTCTGAAGTACGTTGGTGTTAGCCCGTGCTTCAGGAAGGAGGCTGGGGCCGGTAGCAGGGACCTGAAGGGTATCTTCCGCGTCCACCAGTTCCACAAAGTCGAGCAGTTCGTGTACGCGAAGCCCGAGGAGAGCTGGGACGTAATGGAGGAGCTGATAAACAACGCCGAGGAGCTGTTCAAGGGCCTGGAGCTCCCGTACAGGGTCGTGAACATAGCCAGCGGGGACCTCGGAGCCCCCGCTGCGAAGAAGTACGACCTCGAGACCTGGATGCCGGCCCAAGGCCTGTACAGGGAGATGGTGAGCTGCAGCAACGTGACGGACTGGCAGGCCTACAGGCTGAAGATCAGGCTCGTGAGGAGGAAGGGGATGGTGAAGGAGTACGTCCACACACTGAACTCGACGGCCATAGCCAGCACGAGGACTATAACGAGCATACTCGAGAACTACCAGGAGCCGGACGGCGTGGTAGTCGTGCCCAGGGCTCTGAGGAAGTACTTGGAGCCCTTCAGCAAGGCGCCGAAGGACGCTATACACCCCGTTAAGAGAGAGAAGGCCGTGTAA
- a CDS encoding AAA family ATPase — translation MRGRGLVPAMKLLVAGLLPFESGKTTLVLGLVEEMKERGLKAGYFKPVAGHNGWFQADTLEYTVSLGVLVGHDVYVVAERLEIVEKVALLNPVDVLSLPIDPFSAKTTPRGYVDLMSASLGTAVIARFTRLRGGVVEHKYYMVEDNVARLSPVSVELLSRVLEAVAGGGTLERITARSLEKLLDDPSTYAEVDRFLELLGGYDHLIIEGYNDVSAPTPGSCTVDYVVVVAPTRAALYDGRKYCRAVEVIAPGRPWVVRSLSVVEIVGKPIKVFNVHPMGHGAEFKRSVSDILDTITGVRGRDGRAF, via the coding sequence ATGAGAGGGCGAGGCCTTGTCCCGGCCATGAAACTGCTCGTCGCAGGCCTACTCCCGTTCGAGTCTGGCAAGACGACGCTTGTCTTGGGACTCGTCGAGGAAATGAAGGAGAGGGGTCTCAAGGCCGGTTACTTCAAGCCGGTGGCTGGCCACAACGGGTGGTTTCAGGCGGACACCCTCGAGTACACGGTCTCGCTTGGTGTTCTGGTAGGCCACGACGTGTACGTGGTGGCTGAGAGGCTCGAGATCGTCGAAAAAGTCGCCCTCTTAAACCCGGTTGACGTCCTCTCACTACCGATCGACCCCTTCAGTGCGAAGACCACACCTAGAGGCTACGTGGACTTGATGAGCGCCAGCTTAGGGACGGCCGTGATAGCGCGTTTCACTAGGTTGAGAGGGGGTGTCGTCGAACACAAGTACTACATGGTCGAGGACAACGTTGCCAGGCTGTCGCCTGTTTCGGTCGAGCTTCTCTCGAGGGTACTAGAGGCCGTCGCGGGCGGCGGTACCCTCGAGAGAATTACCGCGAGGAGCCTCGAGAAGCTCCTAGACGACCCATCGACTTACGCGGAAGTAGACCGCTTCCTCGAGCTACTTGGAGGCTACGACCACCTGATCATCGAGGGGTACAACGACGTCTCGGCGCCAACACCCGGCTCCTGTACGGTCGACTACGTCGTAGTCGTGGCGCCCACTAGAGCGGCGCTATACGACGGCCGGAAGTACTGTAGGGCAGTAGAGGTGATCGCCCCTGGTAGGCCGTGGGTTGTACGCTCCCTAAGCGTAGTCGAGATAGTCGGGAAGCCGATTAAGGTTTTCAACGTTCATCCAATGGGCCATGGTGCTGAGTTTAAAAGAAGCGTGAGCGATATACTTGATACAATAACTGGAGTGCGTGGACGGGATGGGCGAGCTTTCTAA
- a CDS encoding PfkB family carbohydrate kinase — translation MRGRVCVYGNPTVDIIVTSRGAAVRTGGGVYYTALSLLDEGVKPEVYSVGPHWLFLVNGLMEFKANPSYSATSMVFRITYLDTERVMEVAEMSPQLSGVDEHSGSCYTVVNPVLGEVTPSLLKSVRTKSIVLAGDVQGFVRERRLGPLALRGCADVREVIGVFDVLHMDTAELLALTGSSSKDEALGKLRKLLRDGYVVVTEGFKPPVVVHRGGFEVVGQERVRVRDKTGSGDYFLARLFVGVVEGLPVREAVEYALEETDKWLLERDKR, via the coding sequence TTGCGTGGGAGGGTCTGCGTCTACGGGAACCCCACGGTTGACATCATCGTGACGAGCCGTGGGGCCGCGGTTAGGACCGGCGGCGGAGTCTACTACACCGCGCTTTCTCTCCTCGACGAGGGCGTTAAACCAGAGGTCTACTCCGTGGGCCCACACTGGCTCTTCCTAGTCAACGGGCTAATGGAGTTCAAAGCCAACCCCTCTTACTCGGCTACCTCTATGGTGTTCAGGATAACCTACCTCGACACAGAACGAGTAATGGAAGTCGCGGAGATGTCCCCGCAACTCAGTGGCGTAGACGAGCACTCGGGCTCGTGCTACACGGTGGTCAACCCAGTGCTGGGGGAGGTCACGCCGAGCCTGTTGAAGAGTGTGAGGACAAAGTCGATCGTCCTGGCAGGTGACGTACAGGGCTTTGTGAGGGAGAGGAGGTTGGGCCCTCTCGCTTTGAGGGGGTGCGCGGACGTGCGCGAGGTCATAGGTGTTTTCGACGTGCTACACATGGACACAGCTGAGCTCCTCGCGTTGACCGGGTCAAGCAGTAAAGACGAGGCTCTCGGGAAATTGCGTAAACTACTACGGGACGGCTACGTAGTCGTCACGGAGGGGTTCAAGCCGCCTGTAGTCGTCCACAGAGGGGGCTTCGAGGTAGTCGGGCAGGAGCGAGTAAGGGTGAGGGACAAGACGGGGTCCGGGGACTACTTCCTGGCCAGGCTATTCGTTGGAGTCGTAGAGGGGCTGCCCGTGAGGGAGGCCGTCGAGTACGCGCTCGAAGAGACGGACAAGTGGCTTTTGGAGAGGGATAAGAGGTAG
- a CDS encoding MBL fold metallo-hydrolase, translating to MVTITWHGHACVSITLSNGYTIVIDPHDGGSLGLKPPSVKGDLILVTHTHFDHNAVEVVRKDKSRVLMEFAGESRLDNVVVKGFVTYHDKAQGRRRGKNYVYVVQAEGVRVAHLGDIGHVPSGDVLTELTGVDLLILPVGGTFTIDAREAWETVEKAKPVNAMPIHYWVRGLNLPIAPVDDFLKLVKGYEVVKLPTNTFKLEDYKGKVVVPSPP from the coding sequence TTGGTCACCATTACGTGGCACGGGCACGCGTGCGTCTCTATAACTCTCTCCAACGGCTACACCATCGTCATAGACCCCCACGACGGGGGTAGCCTGGGCTTAAAGCCCCCCTCTGTCAAGGGCGACCTGATACTCGTCACGCACACCCACTTCGACCACAACGCCGTGGAGGTGGTGAGGAAGGACAAGAGCAGGGTCCTAATGGAGTTCGCAGGTGAGAGCAGGCTCGACAACGTGGTCGTAAAGGGCTTTGTGACGTACCACGACAAGGCGCAGGGGAGGCGGCGGGGGAAGAACTACGTCTACGTAGTGCAGGCGGAGGGGGTCAGGGTAGCCCACCTAGGGGACATAGGGCACGTGCCATCAGGCGACGTCCTAACCGAGCTCACCGGCGTAGACCTGTTAATACTCCCTGTCGGCGGGACCTTCACCATAGACGCTAGAGAGGCCTGGGAGACCGTGGAGAAGGCGAAGCCCGTCAACGCCATGCCGATACACTACTGGGTGAGGGGTCTGAACCTGCCCATAGCCCCCGTCGACGACTTCCTGAAGCTGGTGAAAGGCTACGAGGTGGTCAAGCTCCCCACCAACACCTTCAAGCTGGAGGATTACAAGGGCAAGGTCGTCGTCCCTTCACCGCCTTAG
- a CDS encoding V-type ATP synthase subunit C, translated as MRWWSVTDWITVLGFIGPGLAEGLAAIGTTIGITEATASGIPAVGEDPGQRGRVFILAFLPMTQTLVYGFVYMFLMYYMILPSILSKHGGALPPEIAGVVFGVSLFVGFAEMVSAWMQGRVCGQAGAQLIKTKGGIFGTGIILAAYEELIGILGMVFGLVIAFIIVGW; from the coding sequence ATGCGGTGGTGGAGCGTGACCGACTGGATTACGGTGTTGGGCTTCATAGGGCCAGGTCTTGCTGAAGGCCTAGCAGCTATTGGGACAACCATAGGGATAACCGAGGCAACGGCGTCCGGGATACCTGCTGTAGGCGAGGACCCGGGACAGAGAGGTAGAGTGTTCATCCTGGCCTTCTTGCCAATGACGCAGACGCTCGTCTACGGGTTCGTCTACATGTTCTTGATGTACTACATGATCCTACCAAGCATTTTGTCGAAACACGGCGGTGCACTGCCCCCTGAGATAGCCGGCGTAGTGTTCGGCGTAAGCCTCTTCGTAGGGTTCGCGGAGATGGTGTCTGCCTGGATGCAGGGGAGAGTGTGTGGACAAGCTGGCGCTCAGCTGATAAAGACGAAGGGAGGGATCTTCGGAACCGGTATAATACTGGCAGCCTACGAGGAGCTAATCGGCATACTCGGTATGGTCTTCGGATTGGTCATCGCCTTCATAATCGTCGGGTGGTAG
- a CDS encoding metal-sulfur cluster assembly factor codes for MSGASNDELKKKVIEVLETIADPEIGIDVYNLGMIYSLEVGDNKVKIRMTLTTPFCPLANILPLMVEEELKKKLGVEVEIELVFDPPWNPLMMTEKGRRMFKERFGYDIVEEYKRQLESERFEF; via the coding sequence ATGAGCGGGGCGTCCAACGACGAGCTCAAGAAGAAGGTCATAGAGGTTCTCGAGACTATAGCGGACCCAGAGATAGGGATAGACGTCTACAACCTGGGGATGATATACAGCCTCGAGGTCGGCGATAACAAGGTCAAGATAAGAATGACCTTGACCACCCCGTTCTGCCCTCTCGCCAACATACTGCCGCTCATGGTCGAGGAGGAGTTGAAGAAGAAACTAGGGGTGGAAGTGGAAATAGAGCTCGTCTTCGACCCACCGTGGAACCCGCTGATGATGACCGAGAAGGGCAGGAGGATGTTCAAGGAGAGGTTCGGCTACGACATCGTGGAGGAGTACAAGAGGCAACTGGAGTCGGAGAGGTTCGAGTTCTAG
- a CDS encoding ribose 1,5-bisphosphate isomerase — protein MRIRGAGKIARSAAEALRIAAEKYQGEREPSVFRRYMAKVADTLIETRPTAVSLPNAVMYVMQAVFQQTSDFDELKKGVIDAANRFIEDSLNAVKRIAEFGSKRIRENSVILTHCHSTAAVSVITEAYRQGRVVKVYSTETRPFYQGRITTRQLLENGVPVVQIPDSAVRYIMHEVDQVVIGADTITSNGAVVNKIGTSQVALAAHEARVRVFVAAETYKFSPMTVIGELVPIEFRDPTEVVPQEWLEKHKNVRVLNPSFDVTPPEYVDAIITEVGVIPPQAAIMILTERLGWAIDKIKQAGLTKLRFEDLVED, from the coding sequence ATGAGGATCAGGGGTGCGGGTAAGATAGCGAGGTCTGCCGCCGAGGCCCTGAGGATAGCCGCGGAGAAGTACCAAGGCGAGAGGGAGCCCTCCGTCTTCAGGAGGTACATGGCCAAGGTAGCAGACACCCTTATAGAGACGAGGCCGACCGCGGTAAGCCTACCCAACGCCGTCATGTACGTGATGCAGGCGGTCTTCCAGCAGACAAGCGACTTCGACGAGCTGAAGAAGGGTGTGATAGACGCCGCAAACAGGTTCATCGAAGACAGTCTCAACGCCGTGAAGAGGATAGCCGAGTTCGGGAGCAAGAGGATCAGGGAGAACTCCGTCATACTAACGCACTGCCACAGCACGGCAGCGGTGTCGGTGATAACAGAGGCTTACAGGCAGGGGAGGGTGGTGAAGGTCTACAGCACTGAGACGAGGCCCTTCTACCAGGGCAGAATAACCACGAGGCAGTTGCTCGAGAATGGGGTGCCGGTAGTTCAGATCCCGGACAGTGCTGTGAGGTACATCATGCACGAGGTCGACCAGGTCGTGATCGGTGCCGACACGATAACTAGCAACGGGGCAGTGGTCAACAAGATAGGGACTAGCCAGGTCGCGCTAGCCGCTCACGAGGCTAGGGTGAGGGTGTTCGTCGCAGCGGAGACTTACAAGTTCTCCCCGATGACCGTTATAGGGGAGCTGGTGCCGATAGAGTTCAGGGACCCCACCGAGGTCGTCCCCCAGGAGTGGTTGGAGAAGCACAAGAACGTGAGGGTTCTCAACCCGTCCTTCGACGTCACTCCCCCCGAGTACGTCGACGCTATAATCACGGAAGTCGGTGTGATCCCGCCGCAGGCGGCCATAATGATCTTGACCGAGAGGCTCGGGTGGGCGATCGATAAGATTAAACAGGCTGGTTTAACAAAGCTTAGGTTTGAAGACCTCGTGGAGGATTGA
- a CDS encoding translation initiation factor eIF-2B — translation MGELSKHGFAPRATGSELLMDLLDESLKVAAERDCRGLVRFLRDKYLLYARERPGSAALFNTIRSLLNYIRENGCTGVRGFVEEFRERYDKALWAASEVMAKRVVDGDVVMTNSNSVAVRRLFEILVRNKVKFSVYVLESRPGMEGLILADYLDKLGVETYLVVDSAARFFMKNVNKVVSGAEAVAVNGAVVSKAGTSLMALAASEARVRFFAIAPTLKISLETIYGELVKLPEGDWRLLMDEDTRRAMPEKYAARAPLYDVTPPNMVDGIATELGLYPPQSIPILVKTIYGTYPPQLKPLDTLFAELLGGG, via the coding sequence ATGGGCGAGCTTTCTAAGCACGGTTTCGCCCCGAGGGCTACGGGTAGTGAGCTTTTAATGGACCTCTTGGACGAGTCTCTCAAGGTGGCCGCTGAGAGGGACTGCAGAGGCCTCGTGAGGTTCCTCAGGGATAAGTACCTTCTCTACGCCAGGGAGAGGCCGGGTTCCGCCGCATTGTTCAACACGATCAGGTCTCTCCTGAACTACATTAGGGAGAACGGGTGCACTGGTGTGCGGGGGTTCGTCGAGGAGTTCAGGGAGAGGTACGACAAGGCTTTGTGGGCTGCCAGCGAGGTGATGGCTAAGCGTGTCGTCGACGGGGACGTTGTTATGACGAACAGTAATAGCGTGGCCGTGAGGAGGCTCTTCGAGATACTCGTGAGGAACAAGGTCAAGTTCAGCGTCTACGTCCTCGAGTCTAGGCCCGGTATGGAGGGGCTTATACTAGCAGACTACCTCGACAAGCTCGGGGTCGAGACGTACCTCGTCGTCGACTCCGCTGCGAGGTTCTTCATGAAGAACGTGAACAAGGTCGTGTCGGGCGCAGAGGCGGTGGCCGTGAACGGTGCCGTAGTTAGCAAGGCCGGCACGAGCCTTATGGCTCTCGCCGCTAGCGAGGCCAGGGTCAGGTTCTTCGCTATAGCCCCTACGCTCAAGATCAGCCTCGAGACGATCTACGGCGAGCTAGTCAAGCTACCGGAAGGCGACTGGAGGCTGCTCATGGACGAGGATACGAGGAGGGCGATGCCCGAGAAGTACGCTGCCAGGGCCCCTCTCTATGACGTCACACCTCCGAACATGGTCGATGGCATAGCGACCGAGCTAGGCCTTTACCCGCCCCAGTCGATCCCAATCCTTGTCAAGACGATCTACGGGACCTACCCCCCGCAGTTGAAGCCCCTGGACACGCTCTTCGCCGAGTTGTTGGGAGGTGGTTGA